In one Drosophila pseudoobscura strain MV-25-SWS-2005 chromosome X, UCI_Dpse_MV25, whole genome shotgun sequence genomic region, the following are encoded:
- the LOC6901545 gene encoding uncharacterized protein: MNRNIRKGAGRGAVQKAVEVGRRSRRTGSLRPRPPPSPTPTSTPSQTHTHTLITEKPAAPSPPPPTLIAGGLGDNTMASSATNAASIIRTSTNSSSTALPSLFSSASAAAAAAAAATSKDMDGLIAINDSALSQQIEFILQDAPMEQDDDHQQHHHHHRHHHHHHHQQQQQQHQHHQPPQQHHHQPQQQQPPHLQPHHQLVVGAGSGTAAKLENNHPPTTTTAAATATATNSASVSTYTTTSNSNSSNNNNHLEEHHHLMIQQQQQHLLNGRRVIIQSTGNSSTATVLAASDIKEEELDEEEEDPELNDENLQDIEEEAQAAEADEEPETTAQQHPHLQTRVKIEVEDDDMPEDDDDEEEDEDENMSVAHLQRQQQAQAQAQAQAQAQAQAQAQLEYQLQTTQAGGAGAQQLVQLPAGGLMSTSNTRTMTVPVTEAALVQLQRRPVYISNAVGGLSAGTTYVRMPGAAVISRSPMTVLNVVQQAAALPATQLILQAQSPTPQQQQPPPEQQQQQQQQQQQQQMAINQQQQQAQLQSQQPQPHQQPQQQPQQQAQQQLQLSSHPVKHQQPSPASSSSPCSSSGSSGASSTGATASSTSSYQCMECVEKFESKELFDIHRSGHANNMKCAICNMVLKSLKNYEKHCLRCKPYECQICGRVVRFRPNFIKHMRVHTGQQSERHKYKCEVCHKEFMSFEYFKVHKKIHNENVNLTCEICGKVFSALASLRGHSKLHSGVKLHKCDVCGKGFGQRYNLKIHARTHTGDFPFECKICKKKLHTQSSLQTHMQVHLRDQPTAVATQQAKASSASASANANANANASSQNGGSITNNTNTTTTSTTQTHTGSSGSNSSNSNSATTGTATTIVKLEPPSDLDMPSTSNNNQLQQQHHSHHHHNHHQQQQQQQQQQQQQQQQMELDDHSGLSGDEDVNSSSHIVNSTTNRLTTGEDSSNESSNASLHNQPHSSSSAASISSSHSPSMLQQQQQVPPTASSQYLMSTPSRTIVIKNYMQQQQQQQQQQHAGAGQGQHHQQNGPDQGAVLHTQVIQSGAGTSSSGSSSSNGSGNAIVSNGTQQLIRKTPIIHHSTSGSGSGTLSSALASVVQQQHTGGAGVGSPAQSPQSSSSASGSSTTVLVSKTTGVPLSIASSAAAAAALAGSTIIRSTRSHHHIQQQQQQHSNSQSQSQQQQQQRGSGAGTQQRNNHRNHHRRRHLADMDDDDDDDEDEDAATAAAQLQLQRHGQQSSMSASPHHHQHQQHHHSHHQQHQQQQQQLHHHHHHHHHNHHFDDDDDDEKSSPSLATAAIKVEPNLYSSGSGDNSNDMFIKEEVMFEDSAAPHSPQSPPSSKFRISNFDGDLVDHHVDLNHSLPPYGNLFEPHSIPDSIPVQLYPDDDDDFRLDHSSLGGLHNTSSSTTDGDFIKKEWVYGTGTSSYAMNGKFDDDSDALCDAANFIYN, from the exons ATGAATAGGAATATAAGAAAAGGTGCAGGAAGAGGTGCAGTGCAAAAAGCAGTGGAGGTAGGAAGAAGAAGCAGGAGAACCGGCAGTTTGCGCCCCCGCCCTCCTCcctcacccacacccacatcaACACCctctcaaacacacacacacactcttatCACCGAAAAACCAGCAGCTCCATCTCCGCCTCCACCCACTCTCATAGCAGGAGGACTGGGGGATAATACCATGGCAAGCAGTGCAACAAATGCAGCCAGCATCATACGCACAAGCACCAACAGCAGTAGCACTGCTCTGCCATCACTATTCTCCTCTGCCtccgctgcagccgctgccgctgcagcagccaccTCAAAGGACATGGACGGACTGATTGCCATAAATGATAGCGCATTATCGCAACAAATCGAATTTATACTACAAGATGCTCCCATGGAGCAGGATGATGACCATcaacagcaccaccaccaccaccggcaccaccatcaccaccaccatcagcaacagcagcagcagcatcagcaccaccagccgccgcagcagcaccaccaccagccgcagcagcagcagccgccgcatcTGCAACCACATCATCAGCTGGTAGTAGGAGCTGGAAGTGGAACAGCGGCGAAGCTCGAGAATAACCACCcaccgacaacaacaaccgctGCAGCAACCGCAACGGCGACCAACAGCGCTTCCGTTTCCACCtacaccaccaccagcaacagcaacagcagcaacaacaacaatcaccTGGAGGAGCATCACCACCTGATgatccaacagcagcaacagcatctgCTAAATGGCCGGCGCGTTATCATCCAGTCGACCGGTAACAGCAGCACGGCAACAGTACTGGCCGCCAGCGACatcaaggaggaggagctggacgaggaggaagaggatCCGGAGCTGAACGATGAGAATCTTCAGGATATCGAGGAGGAGGCCCAGGCGGCCGAAGCCGACGAGGAGCCAGAGACGACAGCGCAGCAGCATCCGCACCTTCAGACTCGCGTCAAGATCGAGGTGGAGGACGACGATATGCCCgaagacgatgacgatgaggaggaggacgaagaTGAGAACATGTCGGTAGCCCATctccagcggcagcaacaggcCCAGGCTCAAGCCCAAGCACAAGCCCAAgctcaggcccaggcccaggcccaattGGAATATCAACTGCAAACGACGCAAGCCGGCGGGGCAGGCGCCCAGCAGTTGGTGCAGCTGCCCGCCGGGGGTCTAATGAGCACCTCGAATACCCGCACTATGACTGTGCCCGTCACCGAGGCGGCACTCGTCCAGCTGCAGCGCCGTCCCGTGTATATCAGCAATGCTGTCGGCGGTCTGTCCGCCGGCACCACCTATGTACGAATGCCAGGAGCGGCCGTGATCAGCCGGAGTCCGATGACGGTGCTGAATGTGGTGCAACAGGCGGCGGCCCTACCCGCCACCCAATTGATCCTGCAGGCCCAGAGCCCAACGcctcaacaacagcagcccccacccgaacagcagcagcagcaacaacagcagcagcagcagcagcagatggccataaaccaacagcagcagcaggcacaaTTGCAAtcacagcagccgcagccgcaccagcagccgcaacagcagcctcaacagcaggcgcagcagcagctgcagctatCATCCCATCCCGTGAAGCATCAACAACCATCGCCAGCATCCAGCTCTTCCCCATGCAGCAGTAGCGGTAGCAGCGGGGCCAGCAGCACGGGGGCCACCGCCAGCTCAACGAGCAGCTACCAGTGCATGGAGTGTGTGGAGAAGTTCGAGTCGAAGGAGCTGTTCGACATCCACCGCAGCGGGCACGCCAACAACATGAAGTGCGCCATCTGCAACATGGTACTCAAGTCGCTTAAGAACTACGAGAAGCATTGCCTGCGATGCAAGCCGTACGAATGCCAGATCTGCGGCCGGGTGGTACGCTTCCGGCCGAACTTCATCAAGCATATGCGGGTGCACACGGGCCAGCAGTCGGAGCGGCACAAGTACAAGTGCGAGGTGTGCCACAAGGAGTTCATGAGCTTCGAGTACTTCAAGGTGCACAAGAAGATCCACAACGAGAACGTGAACCTCACCTGCGAGATCTGTGGCAAGGTGTTCAGTGCCCTGGCCTCGCTGCGCGGCCACTCGAAGCTCCACTCGGGGGTCAAGCTGCACAA GTGCGATGTCTGCGGCAAGGGCTTTGGCCAGCGCTACAACCTGAAGATCCATGCCCGCACCCACACGGGCGACTTTCCCTTTGAGTGCAAAATATGCAAGAAGAAGCTCCACACACAATCCTCGCTGCAAACGCACATGCAGGTCCATCTCAGGGACCAGCCGACGGCAGTGGCCACGCAGCAGGCAAAGGccagcagtgccagtgccagtgccaatgccaatgccaatgccaatgccagcaGCCAGAACGGGGGGAGCATCACCAATAATACCAATACCACCACAACTAGCACCACCCAAACCCAcaccggcagcagcggcagcaactcgagcaacagcaacagtgcGACAACCGGTACGGCCACAACGATTGTCAAATTGGAGCCGCCAAGCGATCTGGATAtgcccagcaccagcaacaacaatcagctgcaacagcagcaccactctcaccaccaccacaaccaccaccaacaacaacagcagcagcagcagcagcagcaacagcaacaacagcaaatggAATTGGACGACCATTCTGGCCTCAGTGGGGACGAGGATGTGAACTCTTCCTCGCATATTGTCAACTCAACCACCAATCGCTTGACCACCGGTGAGGATTCATCCAATGAGTCCTCGAATGCCTCGCTACACAATCAGCCGCACTCCTCCTCATCCGCAGCCAGCATCAGCTCCTCGCATTCACCATCtatgctgcagcagcagcagcaggtgccgCCTACAGCATCGTCGCAGTATCTCATGTCCACGCCCTCACGGACGATTGTCATCAAGAACtacatgcagcagcagcagcagcaacagcaacagcaacatgcaggcgcggggcaggggcagcatcATCAACAGAACGGACCCGATCAGGGGGCTGTACTCCATACGCAGGTCATCCAGAGCGGTGcaggcaccagcagcagcggcagcagcagcagcaatggcagcGGGAACGCCATCGTTAGCAATGGTACACAGCAATTGATACGCAAGACGCCCATCATTCATCACTCAacgagtggcagtggcagcggcaccCTGAGCTCCGCTTTGGCCAGTGTGGTGCAGCAACAGCATACAGGAGGTGCAGGAG TTGGTTCGCCCGCTCAATCGCCACAGTCATCTTCGTCAGCGTCTGGCTCCTCCACCACTGTGCTGGTATCCAAGACCACGGGTGTACCCCTATCGATAGCATCctcggcagcggcggcggccgccCTGGCCGGTTCCACTATCATACGGAGCACACGCAGTCATCATCAtatacagcaacagcagcagcagcatagcaacagccagagtcagagtcaacagcagcagcagcagcgtgggTCAGGAGCTGGGACGCAGCAGCGCAATAACCACCGAAACCACCACCGACGTCGTCATCTCGCAGACAtggatgatgacgacgatgacgatgaggacgaagatgcagccacagcagccgctcaattgcagttgcagcgCCATGGCCAACAGTCGTCGATGTCCGCCagcccccaccaccaccagcatcagcagcaccatcattcacatcatcaacagcatcagcagcaacagcagcagctccatcatcatcatcaccatcatcatcacaaTCATCATttcgatgatgacgatgacgatgagaaATCATCACCGTCCCTGGCCACGGCGGCCATCAAGGTGGAACCGAATCTCTACTCCTCCGGCTCCGGCGACAACTCCAACGATATGTTCATCAAGGAGGAGGTGATGTTCGAGGACTCGGCCGCCCCACATTCACCACAATCGCCGCCCAGCTCAAAGTTTCGCATCTCGAACTTTGATGGCGATCTGGTCGATCATCATGTCGATTTGAATCACTCGCTACCGCCATATGGGAACCTGTTCGAGCCGCATTCGATACCCGATAGCATACCCGTGCAACTCTATccggatgatgatgatgactttCGGCTGGACCATAGCTCGCTGGGTGGACTGCATAATACATCGTCATCGACCACAGATGGGGACTTTATCAAAAAGGAATGGGTCTATGGCACCGGCACCAGTTCCTATGCCATGAATGGTAAATTCGACGATGACAGCGATGCCCTATGCGATGCTGCAAATTTCATATACAATTGA